One window of the Populus trichocarpa isolate Nisqually-1 chromosome 9, P.trichocarpa_v4.1, whole genome shotgun sequence genome contains the following:
- the LOC7469675 gene encoding K(+) efflux antiporter 3, chloroplastic, with product MLESITCCHSPKGHNIRNKSSPIRACSRHISHFHVHSFNARFFTKQPTRMPSCGLNYWTSQFSFVSGNIFEGKSLLTSRLCGSRGMYMSRQRLGRWERSRLCAAVDVGSAIDVINDLGLDTLTFLGVTVVVVPVFKTIRASPILGFFFAGIVLNQFGFIRNLTDVKVLSEWGILFLLFEMGLELSLARLKALAKYAFGMGLTQVVLSTLAFTAFELPPNGAIGTKILEFLFHSRPDLVNIRSIDEAVVIGAALSLSSSAFVLQLLAEKGELPTRFGSATLGILLLQDIAVVPLLVILPVLESQNLVEESIWPMLAQESLKALGGLGLLSLGGKYLLRRVFEVVAEARSSEAFVALCLLTVAGTSLLTQKLGFSDTLGAFLAGALLAETNFRTQIEADIRPFRGLLLGLFFVTTGTSIDTQLLFREWPNILSLLAGLIAIKTMIITAIGPRVGLTLQESVRIGLLLSQGGEFAFVVFSLANSLGVLPLELNKLLIIVVVLSMALTPLLNEVGRRAAEFIEDKFDTEDKAAEVNFNVREPIVIVGFGQMGQVLANFLSAPLASGIDGGFVGWPYVAFDLNVSVVKASRKLGFPILYGDGSLPAVLQSASISSPKAFMIMFTGRRRTTEAVQRLRLAFPVIPIYARAQDLTHLLELKKAGATDAILENAEMSLQLGSKLLKDFGVMSDDVNFLSQLVRESMELQAQEALSKNDAREFDITKPFQVRVSDSIGAQAPIPSTSSGSKSLSINQTDESHVLRFQGEADQAAHDSELQEPEDLQGKGVLYCELDGENGFPVRTDDAMVEKNVLDPSAPCMATTEDP from the exons ATGCTGGAGTCAATCACTTGTTGTCACAGTCCCAAG GGGCACAATATTAGAAACAAATCAAGCCCAATCAGGGCATGCTCTCGTCATATATCACATTTTCATGTACATTCTTTTAATGCTAGATTTTTCACAAAGCAGCCAACGCGCATGCCATCATGTGGCTTAAATTACTGGACTAGTCAATTCTCCTTTGTTTCGGGAAATATATTTGAAGGCAAATCTTTGTTAACTTCCagattgtgtggttcaagaggAATGTACATGTCCAGACAGAGATTGGGCCGTTGGGAAAGATCTCGACTATGTGCAGCTGTTGATGTTGGTAGTGCCATAGACGTTATCAATGATTTAGGATTGGATACTTTGACATTCTTAGGTGTGACTGTCGTGGTTGTTCCTGTGTTCAAGACAATTAGAGCTAGTCCT ATACTCGGTTTCTTCTTTGCTGGGATTGTACTCAATCAGTTTGGATTCATTCGAAATCTTACAGATGTTAAAGTACTGTCTGAATGGGGGATACTTTTCTTG CTGTTTGAGATGGGTTTAGAGCTTTCACTTGCACGTCTAAAGGCACTTGCAAAATATGCCTTTGGCATGGGATTGACTCAG GTTGTGTTATCAACTCTTGCTTTCACAGCATTTGAACTCCCACCAAATGGTGCTATTGGAACGAAAATTTTGGAGTTCCTTTTTCATTCCAGACCTGATTTG GTGAACATCAGAAGCATTGACGAGGCTGTTGTTATTGGtgctgctctctctctctcttcttcagcTTTTGTTCTGCAG CTTCTTGCAGAAAAGGGTGAGCTTCCTACAAGATTTGGCTCTGCAACTTTGGGAATACTTCTTTTACAG GACATAGCAGTTGTTCCTCTCTTGGTCATACTTCCTGTGCTAGAGAGCCAG aATCTGGTGGAGGAAAGTATTTGGCCAATGCTTGCCCAAGAAAGTTTAAAGGCTTTAGGTGGTCTTGGGTTGCTTTCTCTTGGGGGGAAATACCTTCTAAGGCGAGTGTTTGAG GTTGTTGCAGAAGCAAGGAGTTCGGAAGCATTTGTTGCTCTCTGCCTGCTAACAGTTGCTGGGACTTCTCTTCTAACTCAGAAGTTGGGCTTTAGTGACACG CTGGGAGCATTTTTAGCGGGGGCATTGCTGGCAGAAACAAATTTCCGAACACAGATTGAAGCTGACATAAGGCCATTTAGAGGCTTACTTCTTGGGTTATTTTTTGTGACTACAGGGACTTCAATTGACACGCAg CTCCTTTTTCGAGAATGGCCAAATATACTCTCTCTCTTGGCAGGTTTAATCGCCATCAAGACAATGATTATAACAGCAATAGGTCCTCGTGTTGGACTCACCTTGCAAGAAAGTGTAAGGATTGGATTGCTTCTATCTCAAGGAGGTGAATTTGCATTTGTTGTATTCTCTCTAGCTAACAG TCTGGGAGTGCTACCACTTGAGCTTAACAAGCTGCTCATAATTGTCGTTGTGTTGTCAATGGCATTAACCCCATTGCTTAATGAAGTTGGAAGAAGAGCTGCTGAGTTCATTGAAGACAAGTTTGACACAGAAGAT AAAGCTGCTGAGGTGAACTTCAATGTTAGAGAACCTATTGTGATTGTTGGATTCGGACAAATGGGTCAG GTATTGGCCAATTTCTTGTCCGCCCCTTTGGCTTCTGGGATAGATGGCGGCTTTGTAGGGTGGCCTTATGTAGCTTTTGATTTGAATGTTTCTGTTGTCAAG GCATCCAGGAAACTTGGTTTTCCAATCCTTTATGGGGATGGTTCACTTCCAGCGGTATTGCAATCTGCTAGTATCTCTTCCCCGAAGGCTTTCATGATCATGTTTACAGGGAGGAGGAGGACAACTGAGGCTGTTCAAAGGCTTCGGCTTGCATTCCCTGTG ATACCAATTTATGCCAGAGCTCAAGATCTCACCCATCTTTTAGAGCTAAAGAAAGCAGGCGCAACAGATGCTATATTGGAAAATGCGGAG ATGAGCTTACAACTTGGCTCTAAGCTTTTGAAAGACTTTGGCGTCATGTCTGATGATGTGAACTTCTTGAGCCAACTTGTTCGAGAATCCATGGAGTTACAAGCTCAAGAAGCACTCAGCAAAAATGATGCTCGAGAATTTGATATCACGAAACCATTTCAG GTAAGAGTTAGTGACTCAATCGGTGCCCAAGCACCTATTCCATCAACCTCATCTGGATCCAAATCGTTAAGTATAAATCAGACAGATGAAAGTCATGTCTTGAGGTTTCAAGGGGAAGCAGATCAAGCAGCACATGACAGTGAGCTCCAAGAACCAGAGGATTTGCAGGGAAAGGGTGTTTTATACTGTGAGCTAGATGGAGAAAATGGCTTTCCAGTTAGAACTGATGATGCCATGGTGGAGAAAAACGTGTTAGATCCATCAGCACCTTGCATGGCAACTACTGAGGATCCTTAA
- the LOC7469674 gene encoding disease resistance protein RGA2: MQEKLALSPLEWKFMEERKIVQQLLSCEATQEGYPTVIPKTSIGGIGKTSRARLAYNDERVTQHFDVKIWVFVSEIFYAKMITKTVTESATKKICKKEMDALQSKLWGLLHRKRYLIVLDDAWSKDHIEWGKLRPLLRGGLAGSTLIITSRSKKVAMMMDSPIFPYHLKGLDEDDCCALFRQRAFRRGEEEQDPNLLPIGKQIARKFGGLPLAAKTLGSLTRFEREDRECLRNQGEVNSSMDGRGISTRGVKPPEDIGNEYFKDLLWMVFFQDAEKYDDGNMNCYKMHDIIHDLARYVSGEEFMIVEHDLLPFGLVQTCHSCSVGEVGSFTVPEALYEAEQLRTLLLVGVEGLKDIPFKLVFPPSVERLRHLQTLNLYGCTGLAQLPDLTTMADLRHLILTGRDCLPLIPFSIRKLHLLQALPKYFVHRDYNCTRHLAHLDLCGDLKISTCRMRIHLILTGCEALTSIPFNIEELPQLQTLPTFIVDGYYNGIQHLEHVNLHERIPEIHSISGSFLAGNTFLTSLEIISCPKLILIPSELGSLTALKSLTIRWCEELMSLPQSLQNPNALESLEISECYSMASLADNGPASRFKFAADFIHRKLQ; encoded by the exons atgcaagaGAAACTAGCTCTTTCACCGTTGGAATGGAAGTTTATGGAAGAGAGGAAGATTGTACAACAGTTATTATCTTGTGAAGCTACCCAGGAAGGATATCCAACAGTTATTCCAAAAACCAGTATTGGGGGCATTGGCAAGACAAGTCGTGCTCGATTGGCATATAATGATGAGAGGGTAACACAGCACTTCGATGTTAAAATTTGGGTGTTCGTGTCtgaaattttttatgcaaaGATGATCACGAAGACAGTTACAGAGTCTGCTACAaagaaaatatgcaaaaaagaGATGGATGCGCTTCAGTCCAAGCTGTGGGGTTTGTTGCATAGAAAGAGATACCTCATTGTGCTAGATGATGCTTGGAGTAAGGATCACATTGAGTGGGGCAAGCTAAGGCCTTTGTTGAGAGGGGGTCTTGCTGGAAGTACACTCATCATCACTTCTCGTAGTAAAAAAGTCGCTATGATGATGGACTCCCCAATCTTCCCTTACCATTTGAAGGGTTTGGATGAAGATGATTGCTGTGCTTTGTTCAGGCAACGGGCTTTTcggagaggagaagaagagCAGGATCCAAATCTTTTGCCAATAGGAAAGCAGATTGCCAGAAAATTTGGAGGGCTGCCACTAGCTGCAAAAACTTTGGGAAGCTTGACGCGCTTCGAAAGAGAGGATAGAGAGTG CTTACGAAATCAAGGAGAAGTTAATTCATCTATGGATGGCAGAGGGATTTCTACAAGAGGGGTCAAACCACCAGAAGATATTGGCAATGAGTACTTCAAGGATTTGTTGTGGATGGTTTTCTTTCAAGATGCAGAAAAATATGATGATGGCAACATGAATTGCTACAAAATGCATGATATCATTCATGATCTTGCACGATATGTTTCAGGGGAAGAATTTATGATAGTGGAGCATGATCTTCTACCATTTGGCCTGGTCCAAACTTGCCACTCATGTAGCGTAGGTGAAGTTGGATCATTTACAGTTCCAGAAGCATTGTATGAGGCAGAACAACTGCGGACACTCTTATTGGTAGGGGTGGAGGGCTTGAAAGACATTCCCTTCAAACT AGTTTTTCCACCAAGCGTAGAGAGGCTTCGTCATTTGCAAACTTTGAACCTGTATGGCTGCACTGGTCTTGCACAATTGCCTGACTTGACAACAATGGCTGATCTTCGCCATCTTATTTTAACTGGACGTGACTGTTTACCCTTGATTCCTTTCAGTATCAGAAAGTTGCATCTACTTCAGGCATTGCCAAAATATTTTGTACATAGGGATTACAACTGCACCCGCCACTTGGCACATTTAGATCTCTGCGGTGATTTGAAGATTAGCACTTGCAGAATGCGAAT ACATCTTATTCTAACTGGGTGTGAAGCATTAACATCAATTCCATTTAATATTGAAGAGTTGCCTCAGCTTCAAACATTGCCAACGTTTATTGTAGACGGCTACTATAACGGCATCCagcatttggaacatgtaaatCTTCACG AAAGAATCCCAGAAATTCACTCTATCTCAGGAAGTTTTCTTGCTGGAAACACGTTTCTGACATCTCTGGAGATCATCTCTTGCCCCAAACTCATTTTGATTCCATCAGAGCTGGGGAGCCTCACAGCTTTAAAATCCTTGACAATTCGATGGTGTGAAGAGCTTATGTCTCTGCCGCAAAGTTTGCAGAACCCCAATGCTTTAGAGTCATTGGAGATTAGTGAATGCTATAGCATGGCCTCTTTAGCAGACAATGGGCCGGCTTCAAGGTTTAAGTTCGCTGCGGACTTTATCCATCGAAAACTGCAATAG
- the LOC7478769 gene encoding probable sphingolipid transporter spinster homolog 2 isoform X1, whose product MAQEDEVKGAKVSSEENPNPSTVVIEMARSSTALSPPAPSWFTPKRLLVIFCVINLINYVDRGAIASNGVNGSRRTCSKSGTCTFGSGIQGDFNLSNFEDGVLSSAFMVGLLVACPIFASLAKSVNPFRLIGVGLSVWTVAVVGCGFSFNFWTITICRISDCFSRLVGVGEASFISLAAPFIDDNAPVAKKTLWLGIFYMCIPTGYALGYVYGGLIGGHFNWRFAFYGEAILMLPFAVLGFVMKPLQLKGFAPAESKKALTSIETAVLEVQDAGVSVVKGSMKSSKSNCAFIDLKQFSRFMIDVKVLLLEKVYVVNVLGYIAYNFVIGAYSYWGPKAGYNIYNMSNADMIFGGVTIVCGIVGTIGGGYVLDLINSTISNAFKLLSAVTFVGAIFCFSAFCFKNMYAFLAFFAIGELLVFATQAPVNYVCLHCVKPSLRPISMAMSTVAIHIFGDVPSSPLVGVLQDHIDNWRKTALILTSILFPAAVIWFIGIFLHGVDRFDEESEHPQVTTADRSNTMPLLDGKAAGAAETLAEP is encoded by the exons ATGGCACAAGAAGATGAAGTCAAAGGAGCAAAAGTGTCATCCGAGGAAAACCCAAACCCATCAACAGTGGTCATAGAGATGGCAAGAAGTTCTACTGCATTATCACCTCCTGCCCCTTCATGGTTCACTccaaaaag GCTGCTAGTTATCTTTTGTGTGATCAACTTGATCAATTATGTGGATAGAGGAGCCATTGCAAGCAATGGTGTCAATGGGAGTCGTAGAACCTGCTCAAAAAGTGGTACATGCACATTCGGCAGTGGAATACA GGGGGATTTTAACCTGAGCAATTTCGAAGATGGAGTTTTGTCCTCAGCTTTCATGGTTGGACTTCTCGTGGCTTGCCCAATATTTGCATCATTAGCAAAGAG CGTCAACCCATTTAGGCTCATTGGAGTTGGATTATCAGTATGGACAGTTGCAGTAGTTGGGTGtggtttttcatttaatttctggACCATTACAATTTGCCGCAT ttctgattgtttttctaggctAGTCGGTGTCGGAGAGGCTTCATTTATAAGTCTGGCAGCCCCATTTATCGATGATAATGCCCCTGTTGCTAAg AAAACCTTATGGCTTGGAATATTTTACATGTGTATACCAACTGGATATGCTCTTGGCTATGTATATGGTGGATTG aTTGGTGGTCATTTCAATTGGCGTTTCGCTTTCTATGGAGAGGCAATTTTGATGCTTCCATTTGctgttttaggttttgttatgAAACCTTTGCAGTTGAAAG GTTTTGCTCCTGCTGAATCTAAAAAAGCGCTGACATCCATAGAGACTGCTGTCTTGGAAGTTCAAG ATGCGGGCGTTTCTGTTGTCAAAGGCTCAATGAAATCTTCCAA GTCAAATTGTGCATTCATTGATTTGAAGCAATTCTCTAGATTTATGATAGACGTGAAAGTGCTTTTGCTTGAGAAGGTTTATGTAGTGAATGTTTTAG GTTACATAGCATACAATTTCGTCATTGGTGCATATTCATATTGGGGGCCTAAAGCGGGTTATAACATTTATAATATG AGCAATGCAGATATGATATTTGGAGGGGTTACCATAGTCTGTGGTATAGTTGGCACAATAGGAGGGGGTTATGTTCTGGATCTCATCAATTCCACAATTTCCAATGCTTTTAAG CTTCTTTCAGCAGTAACATTTGTTGGGGCAATATTTTGCTTCAGTGCCTTCTGTTTTAAGAACATGTATGCCTTCCTTGCTTTTTTCGCTATTGGTGAACTACTTGTCTTTGCAACTCAG GCTCCTGTAAATTATGTATGTCTTCATTGTGTTAAACCAAGTTTGAGACCAATATCTATGGCTATGTCCACCGTTGCAATTCACATCTTTGGAGATGTGCCTTCCTCACCACTTGTTGGTGTTCTCCAG GATCATATTGACAACTGGAGGAAGACTGCTCTTATTCTGACGTCCATTTTGTTTCCAGCAGCTGTGATATGGTTTATAG GTATATTTCTACACGGTGTGGATAGATTTGATGAAGAAAGTGAGCATCCTCAAGTGACTACAGCTGACAGGTCTAACACAATGCCTTTGCTTGATGGGAAGGCAGCAGGAGCAGCAGAAACTTTGGCAGAACCATAA
- the LOC7469676 gene encoding peptide methionine sulfoxide reductase B5, whose translation MGFNSLKPPLLSSTKTILSSTPTRHAFSKLISPLPSISTSFTKTHFNFLSPKPTAHSISATASIGSIYQTKRQFRGGGVIAMAAPGSVQKSEEEWRVVLSPEQFRILRQKGTEYPGTGEYDKVFEEGVYGCAGCGTPLYRSTTKFNSGCGWPAFYEGLPGAINRIPDPDGMRIEITCAACGGHLGHVFKGEGFRTPTDERHCVNSVSLKFEPANSSQ comes from the exons ATGGGCTTTAACAGCCTGAAACCTCCCCTACTCTCCTCCACCAAAACAATTCTCTCCTCCACACCTACCAGACACGCTTTCTCCAAACTTATCTCTCCACTTCCCTCCATATCCACCTCCTTCACCAAAacccatttcaattttttatctcCAAAACCAACTGCCCACTCCATTTCAGCTACTGCTTCTATTGGGTCCATCTATCAAACCAAGCGGCAGTTTCGTGGTGGTGGGGTCATAGCCATGGCTGCTCCTGGGTCCGTCCAGAAGTCCGAGGAGGAATGGCGTGTTGTTTTGTCCCCAGAGCAGTTTCGTATTTTGAGACAAAAAGGCACAGA GTATCCTGGCACGGGGGAATATGACAAAGTTTTTGAAGAGGGTGTCTACGGTTGTGCAGGATGTGGAACACCCCTGTACAGGTCGACAACCAAATTTAATTCCGGTTGTGGTTGGCCAGCTTTCTACGAGGGTCTTCCTGGAGCCATTAATCGCATT CCGGATCCAGATGGTATGAGGATTGAAATTACATGTGCAGCTTGTGGTGGACATCTGGGACATGTGTTTAAAGGCGAAGGGTTTCGAACTCCCACCGATGAACGCCATTGTGTCAATAGTGTATCGCTTAAGTTTGAACCTGCAAATTCTTCCCAGTGA
- the LOC7478769 gene encoding probable sphingolipid transporter spinster homolog 2 isoform X3 — protein sequence MVGLLVACPIFASLAKSVNPFRLIGVGLSVWTVAVVGCGFSFNFWTITICRISDCFSRLVGVGEASFISLAAPFIDDNAPVAKKTLWLGIFYMCIPTGYALGYVYGGLIGGHFNWRFAFYGEAILMLPFAVLGFVMKPLQLKGFAPAESKKALTSIETAVLEVQDAGVSVVKGSMKSSKSNCAFIDLKQFSRFMIDVKVLLLEKVYVVNVLGYIAYNFVIGAYSYWGPKAGYNIYNMSNADMIFGGVTIVCGIVGTIGGGYVLDLINSTISNAFKLLSAVTFVGAIFCFSAFCFKNMYAFLAFFAIGELLVFATQAPVNYVCLHCVKPSLRPISMAMSTVAIHIFGDVPSSPLVGVLQDHIDNWRKTALILTSILFPAAVIWFIGIFLHGVDRFDEESEHPQVTTADRSNTMPLLDGKAAGAAETLAEP from the exons ATGGTTGGACTTCTCGTGGCTTGCCCAATATTTGCATCATTAGCAAAGAG CGTCAACCCATTTAGGCTCATTGGAGTTGGATTATCAGTATGGACAGTTGCAGTAGTTGGGTGtggtttttcatttaatttctggACCATTACAATTTGCCGCAT ttctgattgtttttctaggctAGTCGGTGTCGGAGAGGCTTCATTTATAAGTCTGGCAGCCCCATTTATCGATGATAATGCCCCTGTTGCTAAg AAAACCTTATGGCTTGGAATATTTTACATGTGTATACCAACTGGATATGCTCTTGGCTATGTATATGGTGGATTG aTTGGTGGTCATTTCAATTGGCGTTTCGCTTTCTATGGAGAGGCAATTTTGATGCTTCCATTTGctgttttaggttttgttatgAAACCTTTGCAGTTGAAAG GTTTTGCTCCTGCTGAATCTAAAAAAGCGCTGACATCCATAGAGACTGCTGTCTTGGAAGTTCAAG ATGCGGGCGTTTCTGTTGTCAAAGGCTCAATGAAATCTTCCAA GTCAAATTGTGCATTCATTGATTTGAAGCAATTCTCTAGATTTATGATAGACGTGAAAGTGCTTTTGCTTGAGAAGGTTTATGTAGTGAATGTTTTAG GTTACATAGCATACAATTTCGTCATTGGTGCATATTCATATTGGGGGCCTAAAGCGGGTTATAACATTTATAATATG AGCAATGCAGATATGATATTTGGAGGGGTTACCATAGTCTGTGGTATAGTTGGCACAATAGGAGGGGGTTATGTTCTGGATCTCATCAATTCCACAATTTCCAATGCTTTTAAG CTTCTTTCAGCAGTAACATTTGTTGGGGCAATATTTTGCTTCAGTGCCTTCTGTTTTAAGAACATGTATGCCTTCCTTGCTTTTTTCGCTATTGGTGAACTACTTGTCTTTGCAACTCAG GCTCCTGTAAATTATGTATGTCTTCATTGTGTTAAACCAAGTTTGAGACCAATATCTATGGCTATGTCCACCGTTGCAATTCACATCTTTGGAGATGTGCCTTCCTCACCACTTGTTGGTGTTCTCCAG GATCATATTGACAACTGGAGGAAGACTGCTCTTATTCTGACGTCCATTTTGTTTCCAGCAGCTGTGATATGGTTTATAG GTATATTTCTACACGGTGTGGATAGATTTGATGAAGAAAGTGAGCATCCTCAAGTGACTACAGCTGACAGGTCTAACACAATGCCTTTGCTTGATGGGAAGGCAGCAGGAGCAGCAGAAACTTTGGCAGAACCATAA
- the LOC7478768 gene encoding soluble inorganic pyrophosphatase 6, chloroplastic, whose translation MATARVMSAATNTTASCLLLKRPFFSLNQKAPYFNNNLRFNTTTKRVSKRLFSCKSIYNPDVQIKEEGQPETLDYRVYFLDNSGKKVSPWHDIPLHLGDGAFNYVVEIPKESSAKMEIATDEQFTPIKQDTKKGKLRYYPYNINWNYGLLPQTWEDPSFANAEVEGAYGDNDPVDVVEIGERRGKIGEILKVKPLAALAMIDEGELDWKIVAISLDDPRASLVNDVDDVEKHFPGTLTAIRDWFRDYKIPDGKPANRFGLGNKAASKDYALKVITETNESWAKLVKRSIPAGGLSLV comes from the exons ATGGCGACTGCGAGAGTGATGTCAGCTGCAACCAACACAACAGCATCCTGCTTGCTCCTTAAAAGACCATTCTTCAGTTTAAATCAAAAAGCTCCCTACTTCAACAACAACCTTCGCTTCAACACCACCACCAAAAGGGTTTCAAAGAGGTTGTTTTCTTGCAAGTCTATTTACAATCCTGATGTTCAAATCAAGGAAGAAGGCCAGCCTGAGACCCTTGATTACCGTGTCTACTTTCTTGACAATTCTGGCAAAAAG GTTTCGCCCTGGCATGACATACCTTTGCACTTGGGAGATGGGGCTTTCAACTATGTTGTTGAAATACCAAAAGAATCAAGCGCGAAGATGGAGATTGCTACGGATGAGCAATTCACTCCTATTAAGCAAGATACCAAAAAGGGGAAACTAAGATACTATCC CTACAACATAAACTGGAACTATGGATTGCTTCCACAAACATGGGAAGACCCATCTTTTGCAAATGCCGAAGTTGAAGGAGCATACGGAGATAATGATCCTG TTGATGTTGTTGAGATTGGTGAAAGACGGGGAAAGATTGGTGAAATTCTCAAGGTCAAGCCCTTGGCTGCTTTGGCCATGATTGATGAAGGGGAACTTGACTGGAAAATTGTTGCTATCTCTTTGGATGATCCACGAGCATCTCTCGTAAATGATGTTGATGATGTAGAGAAACATTTCCCC GGCACTCTCACTGCAATCAGGGACTGGTTCAGAGACTATAAGATCCCTGATGGGAAACCTGCCAACAGGTTTGGTCTTGGCAACAAGGCAGCAAGCaag GACTATGCTCTCAAGGTCATCACCGAGACCAATGAATCTTGGGCTAAACTCGTCAAGAGATCGATTCCAGCCGGAGGGCTTTCTCTTGTATAA
- the LOC7478769 gene encoding probable sphingolipid transporter spinster homolog 2 isoform X2, with translation MAQEDEVKGAKVSSEENPNPSTVVIEMARSSTALSPPAPSWFTPKRLLVIFCVINLINYVDRGAIASNGVNGSRRTCSKSGTCTFGSGIQGDFNLSNFEDGVLSSAFMVGLLVACPIFASLAKSVNPFRLIGVGLSVWTVAVVGCGFSFNFWTITICRMLVGVGEASFISLAAPFIDDNAPVAKKTLWLGIFYMCIPTGYALGYVYGGLIGGHFNWRFAFYGEAILMLPFAVLGFVMKPLQLKGFAPAESKKALTSIETAVLEVQDAGVSVVKGSMKSSKSNCAFIDLKQFSRFMIDVKVLLLEKVYVVNVLGYIAYNFVIGAYSYWGPKAGYNIYNMSNADMIFGGVTIVCGIVGTIGGGYVLDLINSTISNAFKLLSAVTFVGAIFCFSAFCFKNMYAFLAFFAIGELLVFATQAPVNYVCLHCVKPSLRPISMAMSTVAIHIFGDVPSSPLVGVLQDHIDNWRKTALILTSILFPAAVIWFIGIFLHGVDRFDEESEHPQVTTADRSNTMPLLDGKAAGAAETLAEP, from the exons ATGGCACAAGAAGATGAAGTCAAAGGAGCAAAAGTGTCATCCGAGGAAAACCCAAACCCATCAACAGTGGTCATAGAGATGGCAAGAAGTTCTACTGCATTATCACCTCCTGCCCCTTCATGGTTCACTccaaaaag GCTGCTAGTTATCTTTTGTGTGATCAACTTGATCAATTATGTGGATAGAGGAGCCATTGCAAGCAATGGTGTCAATGGGAGTCGTAGAACCTGCTCAAAAAGTGGTACATGCACATTCGGCAGTGGAATACA GGGGGATTTTAACCTGAGCAATTTCGAAGATGGAGTTTTGTCCTCAGCTTTCATGGTTGGACTTCTCGTGGCTTGCCCAATATTTGCATCATTAGCAAAGAG CGTCAACCCATTTAGGCTCATTGGAGTTGGATTATCAGTATGGACAGTTGCAGTAGTTGGGTGtggtttttcatttaatttctggACCATTACAATTTGCCGCAT gctAGTCGGTGTCGGAGAGGCTTCATTTATAAGTCTGGCAGCCCCATTTATCGATGATAATGCCCCTGTTGCTAAg AAAACCTTATGGCTTGGAATATTTTACATGTGTATACCAACTGGATATGCTCTTGGCTATGTATATGGTGGATTG aTTGGTGGTCATTTCAATTGGCGTTTCGCTTTCTATGGAGAGGCAATTTTGATGCTTCCATTTGctgttttaggttttgttatgAAACCTTTGCAGTTGAAAG GTTTTGCTCCTGCTGAATCTAAAAAAGCGCTGACATCCATAGAGACTGCTGTCTTGGAAGTTCAAG ATGCGGGCGTTTCTGTTGTCAAAGGCTCAATGAAATCTTCCAA GTCAAATTGTGCATTCATTGATTTGAAGCAATTCTCTAGATTTATGATAGACGTGAAAGTGCTTTTGCTTGAGAAGGTTTATGTAGTGAATGTTTTAG GTTACATAGCATACAATTTCGTCATTGGTGCATATTCATATTGGGGGCCTAAAGCGGGTTATAACATTTATAATATG AGCAATGCAGATATGATATTTGGAGGGGTTACCATAGTCTGTGGTATAGTTGGCACAATAGGAGGGGGTTATGTTCTGGATCTCATCAATTCCACAATTTCCAATGCTTTTAAG CTTCTTTCAGCAGTAACATTTGTTGGGGCAATATTTTGCTTCAGTGCCTTCTGTTTTAAGAACATGTATGCCTTCCTTGCTTTTTTCGCTATTGGTGAACTACTTGTCTTTGCAACTCAG GCTCCTGTAAATTATGTATGTCTTCATTGTGTTAAACCAAGTTTGAGACCAATATCTATGGCTATGTCCACCGTTGCAATTCACATCTTTGGAGATGTGCCTTCCTCACCACTTGTTGGTGTTCTCCAG GATCATATTGACAACTGGAGGAAGACTGCTCTTATTCTGACGTCCATTTTGTTTCCAGCAGCTGTGATATGGTTTATAG GTATATTTCTACACGGTGTGGATAGATTTGATGAAGAAAGTGAGCATCCTCAAGTGACTACAGCTGACAGGTCTAACACAATGCCTTTGCTTGATGGGAAGGCAGCAGGAGCAGCAGAAACTTTGGCAGAACCATAA